In Providencia alcalifaciens, the sequence GCTGCGCTCCGGTGATGTCTGGGTGCAGGGTTCTCGCCAGTTCAAGGACTTCGACGAATACCTGGTGCCGGTCGAGAAGTTCGCCACTTTGAAGCTGGCCAGCGAATTGCCGCTGGCAGTGGCCACCGACTGCGACCAATACCTGCATGACCGGTTGGAATTGTTGGAGGCGCAACTCGCCACAGTCAACCGCATGGCTGCGGCCAACGACTTACCGGATGCCATCATCACCACCGCGTCAGGCCTGAAGATCACGCCGCTGGACGCGGCAGTACCAGACGCCGCGCAAGCCATGATCGACCAGACAGCTATGCTGCTGCCGCACCTCAAAATCACCGAGTTGCTGATGGAGGTCGATGAATGGACGGGCTTCACCCGCCACTTCACACACCTGAAGACCAGCGACACGGCCAAGGACAAAACCTTGCTGTTGACGACGATCCTGGCCGACGCGATCAACCTGGGTCTGACCAAAATGGCCGAGTCCTGCCCTGGCACCACCTACGCCAAGCTGTCTTGGCTGCAAGCCTGGCACATCCGCGATGAAACCTATTCGACGGCGCTGGCCGAGCTGGTGAATGCGCAGTTTCGGCAACCCTTCGCCGGCAACTGGGGTGACGGCACCACGTCATCGTCGGACGGCCAGAACTTCAGAACCGGCAGCAAAGCAGAAAGCACTGGTCATATCAACCCGAAGTATGGAAGCAGTCCAGGACGGACTTTCTACACCCATATCTCCGACCAGTACGCGCCCTTCAGTGCCAAGGTGGTCAACGTGGGCATTCGTGATTCAACTTACGTGCTTGATGGCCTGCTGTACCACGAGTCGGACTTGCGCATCGAGGAACACTACACCGACACGGCAGGCTTCACCGATCACGTGTTTGGCTTGATGCATTTGCTGGGATTTCGCTTCGCGCCGCGTATCCGTGACTTGGGCGAAACCAAGCTATTCATCCCCAAGGGCGATGCCGCCTATGACGCGCTCAAGCCGATGATTAGCAGCGACAGGCTGAACATCAAGCAAATACGCGCCCATTGGGATGAAATTCTGCGGCTGGCCACCTCCATCAAGCAAGGCACGGTAACGGCTTCGCTGATGCTGCGCAAACTCGGCAGCTACCCGCGCCAGAACGGCTTGGCCGTGGCGTTGCGCGAGCTGGGGCGCATCGAGCGCACGCTGTTCATTTTGGATTGGCTGCAAAGCGTGGAGCTGCGCCGCCGCGTCCATGCGGGGCTGAATAAGGGCGAGGCGCGCAACGCGCTGGCCAGGGCGGTCTTCTTCTACCGATTGGGTGAAATCCGCGACCGCAGTTTTGAGCAGCAGCGCTACCGGGCCAGCGGCCTCAATCTGGTGACGGCGGCCATCGTGTTGTGGAACACGGTATATCTGGAGCGTGCCACCAGTGCTTTGCGTGGCAACGGCACGGCGCTGGACGACACATTGTTGCAATATCTGTCGCCGCTGGGGTGGGAGCACATCAACCTGACCGGCGATTACCTATGGCGCAGCAGCGCCAAGGTCGGTGCGGGGAAGTTTAGGCCATTGCGACCGCTGCCACCGGCTTAGCGTGCTTTATTTTCCGTTTTCTGAGACGACCCCATAAAGGCGTGTTCAAAAATCTCATCAGAGATTCGAAAGAATGAAGTAGATGTTCAATATCCAGACTAAAAAGGCCGCATACGCGGCCTGTATGAGTTAGCCAATGTTGCGATGGTCAATGAGGTATTTCACTCTGTCATGGTGAGTGTTTCTGGCACTGTTGCAAATAGAATCGTGAAGCTGAGCTTTTCCGCTCAAAGTGGATTAAAGTCCGAATACTCTATTCACGAGGCGCACTTCTCCTAACGGTTGGCCATAGTAAAAATGTTCTGCTTGACCTTTGCGAAGCGCACGCATCACCTCAATTCCTTTAATGGTCGCATGTGCTGTTTTAATTGATTTAAACCCTAAGGTGGGATTTATCACGCGCTTCAATTTTCCATGATCACATTCAATGACATTATTGTGAAATTTGATTTGTCGATGTTCTACATGTGTAGGGCATTTTCCTTCTTCTTTGAGAAGGTTAAGCGCTCGGCCATAAGGTGCGGCTTTATCTGTATTGATAACCCTGGGGATTTGCCATTTTTTAACGCGATTGAATATTTTTCTTAAAAATCGATAAGCTGCCTTGGTATTACGACGAGGCGAGAGATAAAATTCAATGGTGTACCCTCGACTATCGACAGCTCGGTAAAGGTACGTCCATTTCCCATTCACTTTGATATAAGTTTCGTCTAAATGCCAATTGTTGAGGTCGGAGGGATTACACCAATACCAACGTAACCGCTTTTCTATTTCTGGTGCATAACGTTGAACCCAGCGATAGATTGTCGTGTGATCTACATTTACACCGCGCTCAGCCAACATTTCCTGAAGTTCTCGGTAACTGATACCGTATTTGCAGTACCAACGTACAGCCCAAAGAATGATAATACCAGTGAAATGACGACCTTTAAATGCATTCACCAAACGGACCTCAGTAATGAAATAGTTAATTTAGCATACCGGCTACTTAAACTTTGCAACAGTGCCCTACCCACTCACTCATACCATCACCTTTGCCAGATTCTCCGCAATCGCCTGATTAAGCTTTGCCTCTTCTTCTAATTGTGCTTCAAACTCGGCTTTTAGTAGGGTAAAACGCTCTTTAAAATCAAAATCATCCTCTTCATCAGCAAGACCTACATAACGACCTGGTGTGAGCACATAATCCAGTTCAGCCACTTTTTCGATAGCGACAGAGGCACAAAAACCCGCGACATCTTCATATTCGCCATTTTTATTACGCCAATTATGATAGGTATCTGAAATCAGTTTAATATCTTCATCCGATAACACTTTAGTGCGGCGGTTAATTAAATGACCCAGATTTCGTGCATCAATAAACAAAATTTCATCACTACGATCTTGATACACCGAAGAGTTATTACGATCACGGCGCATAAACCATAGCGCAGCAGGAATTTGCGTATTTAGGAACAACTTAGCGGGCAAGTTAACTATGCAATCAATCACATTCGCATCTTTCACTAATGCGGCTCGAATATCGCCTTCACCCGATGTTTTCGAAGTTAGCGCCCCTTTAGCCAGTACCACACCCGCTTGCCCTTTCGGTGACAAGTGATATAAAAAGTGCTGCATCCACGCAAAGTTTGCATTCCCTGCTGGTGGCGCACCGTATTGCCAGCGGGCATCTTTACGTAATTGTTCACCAGACCAATCAGAGACGTTGAACGGCGGGTTCGCAATAATAAAATCCGCACGTAAATCTTTATGGGCATCATTTAAAAACGAGCCTTCATTGTTCCATTTTACTTGCTCAGAGTTAATACCCCGAATAGCCAAGTTCATTTTCGCCAAACGCCATGTGGTTTGGTTAGACTCTTGACCATAAATGGAAATGTTATCAATATTCCCTTGGTGGGATTCAACAAATTTTTCTGATTGAACAAACATACCGCCAGAGCCACAGCACGGGTCAAAAATACGTCCTTCATAAGGCTCTAGCATGTTAACCAGTAAGGAAACAATTGATTTCGGTGTATAGAACTGACCGCCTTGTTTACCTTCTGCTAACGCAAACTCACCTAAGAAATATTCAAAAACATGACCTAGTACATCCGCAGAGCGTGATTTAGCATCACCTAAAGCGATATCACCCACAAGGTCAATTAACTCGCCAAGTACCGTTGCATCAAGGTTTTGACGTGCATAAACTTTTGGCAATACCCCTTTTAATTGTGGGTTATCTTCTTCGATGGCTTCCATAGCGTCATCGACTAATTTACCGATATTGGGCTGTTTTGCATTATTGAGTAAATTTGTCCAACGTGCTTTTTCAGGCACAAAAAACACATTGTAAGCAAGGTATTCATCGCTATCTTCGGGATCTGCCCCTGCAAACTCGCCTTGTCCCGCTTTAAGCTTTTCATAGTGAGACTCAAACGAATCAGAAATATACTTTAAGAATATTAATCCCAGCACAACATGCTTGTATTCTGCTGCATCAATATTCTTACGCAATTTATCAGCGGCTTTCCACAGGATAACTTCTAACGGTTCAGATTTGGTTTCTTTCGGTTTTTTAGCCATTATTCCATTACTTACATCAGTAAAAATAATGGAACTATTGTTACCTATTTATAGCCAAAAATCTAATAGAACAGGCTGATAACTTGTGATAATTATCAAAAGGATGGATTATCAGTAAATGTCATATTTAATACTTCAACACTGCTTTCAAATTATGAGTATTAGATATAATTGGAGCAGTCCTAGATAACTAAGATCATCTAGGATAGTTCCATGAGAAAAAGTAGACTCAGTCAATACAAACAAGAACGGTTACTTGAACTGTTTATTGCAGGCGCCACTGCTCGTATTGCCGCATAGTTGATTGGTGTCCACAGAAATACAGCCGCTTACTATTATTATTAATTCACAGTTTAATATATCATACCAAACTCCCCATATGATCCGCCCACTTCTGCAACCACACTTTGCATTCACTCTCATAACCATATAAATCATACGTTCCTTCGATACCACTACGTGAATGCCCAAGTATCGCCTCCCCCACTTCATTGGGGCAACCTAGTTTAGCTAGCCCAGTACGTACTGTTCGACGTAAATCATGAGGTGACCAATCAGGGATATCTAGCATCTTGCCTTCTTTGCGTAAACGCCACGCACATTCTGTTAGATATTTTTGTTGAATCGGCAACTTGGTTACTTGAGATGGGAAAAGATATTTATCGGAGTTCATGCGCATTGATTTCAAGTAGGTGACTGCTTGCTCGGGTAATTGCACGTATCGTTCAATTCCTGTCTTGGTTTCTTTCAAATGAATAGTTCCTTTTTCAAGATCCACATCATCCCAAGCCATTGCGCACACTTCACCAGTTCGGCAACCCGTCCAAAGCGTCAGACGGAAAACATTTTTCACAACATTGGTATAAGCAGAACTAGGTAACCATGCTAAAAATTTTTTGAGTTCATTATCATCTAGATAACGAGTACCTTTATTACTGGTTAGCTTAAACTTAGCTTGCTGCAAGCTCGATTTTGCCAATAAAGCGGGGTTAGCAAAATTATCATCAAAATACTCTAGACCGATTGCAAACTCATAGGCTGCTGACAATTCACGTAATACATTACCTGCTTGAACCTTAGCACCTCGCCCATTAATTTCACGTACAAGCTCTATCACATCTTTTCGGGTCACCTCATGCGCCATAAGCTCACCTAAAACACGTACAACATCGGCTTCAAGCATGCGACGAACTTCCTTTTGCCCTTTCTTCTTTCTTGAACCAGAAATAATTTTACCGTCTTTGCCTTTACGATCTTCGATATGATCAACTAAATAAAGCTCAACAAGTTCTTTTACTGTTAACTGTGTTTTTTGCGGCTGGAGTTGTTCTTGTTTTTTATATTGCTTTTCTTCTTTTAGCTCAGTGACAGGGCATCGACCTAATTGACGTAACTGTTTCAACTCTTGTAACTTAACTCTCGCTTCACTTAATGAAGTTTGAGGAAAATTACCGATCTTTAGCTGTACAAGTTTGTGTGTAACTGGGCTAGTATAACGGTAGAAAAATGTCTTAATGCCTGTTGCGCCACAAAATACACGTAAACCTGTATTTTCACCTGTATCAGACCTATCTTTACTGTTAGGTTTCATTGCCTCAATGGCTTTCGTTGATAAGGGTTTTGCTGGCTGCTTTTGGCTCATAAGTGTTACCTTGTTTAGCGCTGACTATAAGATAATTAAAGATTTTTAGTGAAAAGTGTAGGTTATCAGTTTTGTTATGCCCATTATACCATATCACCACTAACAACCTACACTTTAACCTACACTTATATATGGGATTCTGTGGTATTTTATAAGATATAATGAGATCTTATGAGACAATGAAAAAACATAGAATCAAGTTAATTCAATAAGTTAATATAGATAACCCCATGACTGACAGCCAAAATTTCGAATCCCACACACCAATGATGCAGCAGTACTTAAAACTCAAAGCACAACATCCCGATATTTTGCTGTTTTATCGTATGGGGGATTTTTACGAACTGTTCTTTGATGATGCTAAAAAAGCGTCTCAGTTATTGGATATTTCTCTCACCAAGCGTGGTCAATCTGCCGGTCAACCTATCCCGATGGCAGGCGTTCCTCACCATGCAGCTGAAAACTATTTAGCACGGTTGGTACAGATGGGAGAATCTGTCGCCATTTGCGAACAAATTGGAGATCCTGCCACCAGCAAAGGCCCTGTTGAACGCCAAGTGGTACGTATTGTGACACCGGGTACTATTACCGATGAAGCATTACTCAATGAACGCCAAGACAACTTACTGGCAGCGGTATGGCAAGAGTCTCAAGGCTATGGTTTTGCGACCTTAGATATCGCATCGGGTCGTTTTATCATCAGTGAAATTGATGATGAAGAATCATTAAAAGCCGAGCTTCAGCGTACCCGTCCAGCGGAATTACTCTATCCTGAGGATTTCGCTAGCATGTCATTGATTGAACTTAATAAAGGCTTACGCCGCCGCCCATTATGGGAATATGAATTAGACACGGCAAAACAGCAATTAAACCTGCAATTTGGTACCAAAGATTTAATCGGTTTTGGCGTTGAAAATGCGCACAAAGCCTTACGCGCAGCGGGTTGTTTGCTGCAATATGTGAAAGATACTCAACGAACTGCGTTACCGCATATTCGTAGCATTATCATGGAAAAACAACAAGATAATGTAATTTTAGATGCGGCAACTCGCCGCAATTTAGAACTAACCCAAAACCTTGCAGGGGGCACCGAAAATACCCTTGCCGCGATTCTAGACAAATGTGTCACCCCAATGGGGAGCCGTATGCTAAAACGCTGGCTTCATACCCCATTGCGTAACCTCACTGTGCTAAACAACCGCCAGCAAGCCATTGGCGCACTGCAACAATACGGCTTTGAGCTACAGCCGTTCCTTCGCCAAATCGGTGACTTAGAGCGAGTACTCGCTCGTCTTGCATTACGCTCAGCGCGTCCTCGCGACTTAACCCGCATGCGCCATGCATTCCAGCAATATCATGATATTCACCAAATTCTAGCGCAATCAGATTGCGGCTACCTCGGTGCGCTAACGCAACGTATTGGTCAATTCGATGAACTGCAAAGCTTGCTCGAAAAGGCGATTGTTGATGCCCCTCCAGTTTTAGTTCGTGATGGTGGCGTCATTGCCACTGGTTACAACAGCGAACTCGATGAATGGAGAGCACTAGCGGATGGTGCAACAGATTACCTAGACCGCTTAGAAATTCGTGAGCGTGAAAAACTGGGTATCGATACCCTAAAAGTGGGCTATAACGCGGTACACGGTTACTACATTCAAGTGAGTCGTGGACAAAGCCACCTCACGCCAATTCATTATGTTCGTCGCCAAACGCTGAAAAATGCGGAGCGCTACATTATCCCTGAATTGAAAGAGTATGAAGATAAAGTACTGACATCAAAAGGCAAAGCGCTAGCTATCGAAAAAGCCTTGTATGATGAACTGTTTGATATGCTGCTACCGCATTTAGCCGCGTTACAAACCAGTGCCGAAGCGCTGGCTGAGTTGGATGTCCTCTCCACCCTCGCAGAGCGCGCAGACACCCTTGGTTACGCCTGCCCTCAATTAACAGACAAACCCGGCATTCAAATTACTGAAGGTCGTCACCCTGTTGTGGAGCAAGTGCTTAGTGAGCCTTTTATTTCTAACCCGCTGTCTCTTTCTCCACAGCGCCGCTTGCTGATCATTACGGGTCCCAATATGGGCGGTAAGAGTACCTATATGCGTCAAACGGCTCTGATCACCTTACTGGCTTATATCGGCAGTTTTGTGCCAGCGAGTAAAGCCGTCATTGGGCCTATTGACCATATTTTTACGCGCGTTGGTGCATCTGATGACCTCGCATCTGGGCGTTCGACCTTTATGGTGGAGATGACCGAAACAGCCAATATCCTGCACAATGCGACTGAGCACAGCTTAGTGCTAATGGATGAAATTGGCCGCGGTACATCTACCTATGATGGGCTTTCTTTAGCGTGGGCGTGTGCTGAAAACTTAGTTAATCGCATCAAAGCGATGACCTTATTTGCGACTCACTATTTTGAATTAACTACCTTACCGGAAAAACTGGAAGGTGCAGTCAATATTCACCTCGATGCAATTGAACACGGTGATACCATCGCCTTTATGCACAATGTGCAAGATGGCGCGGCGAGCAAGAGTTACGGTTTAGCTGTTGCATCACTGGCTGGCGTCCCAAAAGAAGTGATCAAACGCGCAAAACAAAAACTCAAAGAGCTGGAAGTTATCTCCAATAATGCCAATGGGAGTCATGTAGATAGCGCTCAACTGAGCTTCTTAGAGACAGTGGAAGAGGAGCCATCTCCAGTATTAGCCGCTTTAGAGGAAATCGACCCTGACAAGCTGACTCCACGCCAAGCTCTTGATTGGCTATATCGTTTAAAGGAAATGGATAAGTAGCATGGATGAGTATGCTGAATTATTAGCGCCGATTAAGCAATTTTTGCAGTGTGAAACCCCTGAGACGTGGATATATAAAGCCAGTCAACCTGAAAATTTGCCGACGATTTTGAAAGATCACCTGCTGTGTGAATTAAAAGCGGCGCAAAGTGCCATGTTTTTAATTCGCAAATATGCAGTGGATAAAGAAAGTGCGGCAATTTTATTAGAGTGGTTCAAACCCTATGAAGCCTTTGCGTATGACCGCATTGGTGATGTTCATACATTGAAAAATAAGAACCAAATTTCAAAACAGATCTTAGCGAAGAAGCAGTCGCCGTATAGCCAAGACTTGATTGATAAAATGGTGTTGTTAATCAAAGAAGAACTGCACCATTTTTACCAAGTACTAGAAATTATGCATCAACGGGACATTGCGTATGATGGGATCACCGCAGGTCGTTACGCAAAAGGGTTATTCAGCCATTTAGACCCTCATGACCCGAAAACCTTGGTGGATAAACTCATTATTGGGGCTTATATTGAAGCGCGCTCTTGTGAGCGGTTTGCCAAATTGGCGCCGCACTTGGATGAGCAACTTGCCAATTTTTATACCTCATTACTACGTTCAGAAGCACGCCATTATCAGGATTATCTGCAACTTGCTCAGTTGATTAGTAAAACAGATATTACTGAGCGTGTGCGTTTTTATGGGGAAGTTGAAGCGCAATTAATTTCAACACCAGATAATGATTTTAAATTCCATAGCGGCGTACCGATTAATTAATTCCACCGACTAAAAAGAAAAGCCCCTGTTATCAACGATAACAGGGGCTTTATGTTGTTTAACACGGCAGATTACATATTAAATAACGCTTCCAACGTTAAATCTTCACCTTGTAAAATATCTTTTAAACGTCTTAAACCTTCTACCTGAATTTGACGAACTCTTTCACGAGTGAGCCCAATTTCGCGCCCAACCTCTTCCAGAGTTTCCGCTTCATATCCCAACAAACCAAAACGACGCGCTAAGACTTCACGTTGCTTCGGATTGAGTTCATATAACCACTTAACGATATTTTCTTTTAAGTTGTTATCTTGGATAGTGTTTTCAGGCCCTGAATCATTATCATCCGATAATACTTCCAGCAGTGACTTCTCAGAATCCCCTGCGATAGGCGTATCAACCGATGTAATGCGCTCATTTAAGCGAAGCATTCGGCTGACATCTTCAACAGGTTTATCTAATTGCTCAGCTATCTCTTCAGGACTTGGCTCGTGATCGAGCTTTTGAGCAAGTTCACGGGCTGTACGAAGGTAAATATTGAGTTCTTTGACGATATGAATCGGTAGGCGGATTGTTCGGGTTTGATTCATGATGGCGCGTTCAATCGTTTGACGGATCCACCAAGTCGCATACGTTGAAAAACGAAATCCTTTTTCAGGATCAAACTTTTCAACTGCACGAATCAACCCGAGATTTCCTTCTTCGATCAGATCGAGTAAGGCAAGACCTCGGTTGTTATAACGGCGAGATATTTTTACCACTAAGCGAAGGTTGCTTTCTATCATACGCTGACGCGATGCCACATCCCCCCGAAGGGCTCTACGGGCATAGAAAACTTCTTCCTCTGCTGTGAGGAGTGGAGAGAATCCAATTTCACTGAGATAAATTTGGGTTGCATCCAAAACACGTTGACTCGCGCTTTGGAGTAATTCCGTGTCTTCATCCAGTTCTGAAACTAGATCCTCTTCTTTGAATTGACTCTCATCAAATGCTTCATCCATCGCATTTTCATCGAGGTCATTATACAACTCGTTAACTTTCAGCGAACTTTGGCTCATCAGTCACTCCGACCCAAGATAATGAGGACGGAATGTGACACTCCGCCCAGTTTATCGCTGCGGTAAGTAACGCAACGGGTTTACTGATTTTCCCTTATAACGAATTTCAAAATGTAAACGAACAGAACTTGTTCCTGTACTACCCATCGTGGCTATTTTTTGACCTTCAGCAACATCCTGTTGGTCACGCACAAGTAACGTATCGTTATGTGCGTAGGCACTTAAGTAGTCATCGTTATGTTTTATTATTATGAGATTTCCATATCCGCGCAGTGCATTACCAGCATATACGACTTTACCAGGCGCAGCTGCAATAACAGATTGACCGCGAGAACCAGCAATATCAACACCTTTGTTTCCGCCTTGTGCATCAGAGAAGCCTTCAATCATCTTCCCATCTGCTGGCCAACGCCATTTAATTGACGAATTGTTGGTGCTACTTCCGGTTGTTGCTGTTGCAGTCGTAGTAGTTGGGCTCGCTGTTGTCGTTGAAACCGTTGAGGCTGGTTTCTTGTTATTCGGCAACATCTTACCTGAATTTTGCCCACTACTATTTTCAGGATACCCATTAGTTGATTGAATATCAACCGGGCGCTGTTGACTATTTGATGCCAATTGTGTGCTCGAGTTCACATTTGTATTACCAATATTTATCACCTGACCTACATTCAGACTGTATGGTTCAGAAATATTGTTTTTCGATGCTAATTCACGGAAATCATTACCCGTTATATAGGCAATATAAAACAGAGTATCACCGCGCTGAACGGTGTAAGTGTTTCCGTTATAACTCCCTTTAGAAATGCGGCCGTAGTCTCGGTTATAAACAATACGTCCATCGCTGCTGGTTGAAACCGGTCTAGAGGCATTATTTCCCATCGAACTATTAGACGACAAATTAGGTCTGTCTGAAGGCATCGCCGTACTCATTCCAGTATTGGATGGAGGATTCGGCACCGTTCTTGGTGCAGATTGTTGGCTAGATGAACCTCCATCATTCACACTCGAAATCGGTGCTGCGGGATGATAAGGCGTTGAGCATCCTGCTAATAAAGCACCGCTAAATGAAAAGATAACCGCCCATCGAATTCTGTTTATTGGGCTAACAATTTTCATATTTCTTCTCCCGTGAAGAAAAATCTGAGCTGATACTAAAGGGTTAGAATGCAATTAATGCTTATTGAATATTAGTATCTTAAAATATTTCGCTTATTAAAGCAGAAATATAAAATAATGGACAAGTTAAATGTATCAAAAGTATAACAAATTGAGATTATCACTTAACAGTTTGAGTGAAATAGCCCATTAACTCAAAATAACTTAAAGGGCTATTAGCTCAAATCACCGGCAACAAGAGGGACAAAACGCACTTTTTCAATCACATTCGTGTGATAATCATTACCGCGACGGGTAATTAATTTCAGAGCCTGATCTTTGTCACCGACAGGGAGCACTAGGCGTCCTCCATCTTTTAACTGCTTAAGTAACAATGACGGAATTTCGCTAGGGGCGGCGGTGACAATTATCCCATCAAAAGGACCTTTTGATTGCCAGCCTTCCCAGCCATCACCGTGGCGAGTAGAAATATTATGTAAATCTAACAACTTAAAGCGACGTTTTGCCGTCCATTGCAAGCTTTTGACTCTTTCGACTGAATACACATGTTCACAAAGATGAGCCAAAACCGCAGTTTGATACCCAGAGCCCGTACCAATCTCCAACACATGGTCCGTCGGTTTGACCGCCAATAATGCGGTCATTTTTGCAACAATATACGGCTGTGAAATGGTCTGCCCATGACCAATGGGTAATGGGATATTTTCGTAGGCTTTATGAGAGAGCGCTTCGTCAACAAACCGTTCGCGAGGAACTAGCGCGAGCGCGTCTAATAGGCGCTCATCGTGAATTCCCTGTTGGCGC encodes:
- the rpoS gene encoding RNA polymerase sigma factor RpoS, which encodes MSQSSLKVNELYNDLDENAMDEAFDESQFKEEDLVSELDEDTELLQSASQRVLDATQIYLSEIGFSPLLTAEEEVFYARRALRGDVASRQRMIESNLRLVVKISRRYNNRGLALLDLIEEGNLGLIRAVEKFDPEKGFRFSTYATWWIRQTIERAIMNQTRTIRLPIHIVKELNIYLRTARELAQKLDHEPSPEEIAEQLDKPVEDVSRMLRLNERITSVDTPIAGDSEKSLLEVLSDDNDSGPENTIQDNNLKENIVKWLYELNPKQREVLARRFGLLGYEAETLEEVGREIGLTRERVRQIQVEGLRRLKDILQGEDLTLEALFNM
- the nlpD gene encoding murein hydrolase activator NlpD codes for the protein MKIVSPINRIRWAVIFSFSGALLAGCSTPYHPAAPISSVNDGGSSSQQSAPRTVPNPPSNTGMSTAMPSDRPNLSSNSSMGNNASRPVSTSSDGRIVYNRDYGRISKGSYNGNTYTVQRGDTLFYIAYITGNDFRELASKNNISEPYSLNVGQVINIGNTNVNSSTQLASNSQQRPVDIQSTNGYPENSSGQNSGKMLPNNKKPASTVSTTTASPTTTTATATTGSSTNNSSIKWRWPADGKMIEGFSDAQGGNKGVDIAGSRGQSVIAAAPGKVVYAGNALRGYGNLIIIKHNDDYLSAYAHNDTLLVRDQQDVAEGQKIATMGSTGTSSVRLHFEIRYKGKSVNPLRYLPQR
- a CDS encoding protein-L-isoaspartate(D-aspartate) O-methyltransferase produces the protein MKIGLMKELLAQLRQQGIHDERLLDALALVPRERFVDEALSHKAYENIPLPIGHGQTISQPYIVAKMTALLAVKPTDHVLEIGTGSGYQTAVLAHLCEHVYSVERVKSLQWTAKRRFKLLDLHNISTRHGDGWEGWQSKGPFDGIIVTAAPSEIPSLLLKQLKDGGRLVLPVGDKDQALKLITRRGNDYHTNVIEKVRFVPLVAGDLS